In Halobaculum sp. XH14, a single genomic region encodes these proteins:
- a CDS encoding IclR family transcriptional regulator has protein sequence MGSNSRTIKSVENALDIIDVLKERDGATLSELADSVGLSPGTVHTYLTTFAQQGYVDKQGGNEYALDLEFLHLGSHIRERIPIYKHGKSAADELAWITGDVTQLAVESGGVVHILYSTRGDKESLKGPTPSGGTLPMHVTAAGKAILAELPDAHIESIIDEHGLEPFTEYTIADRAVLVDELSSIRETGYARNDEEQTIGATTLAKAVHRPDGSVVGSIGVSGTVGRFETKDTDTLVSELTEAANQIEINIHNEIG, from the coding sequence ATGGGTTCGAATTCACGGACGATCAAATCGGTCGAGAACGCGCTCGACATCATCGACGTACTGAAAGAGCGTGACGGGGCAACCCTCTCCGAACTCGCAGACAGCGTCGGCCTCTCTCCCGGGACCGTCCACACATATCTCACGACGTTTGCCCAGCAAGGGTACGTCGACAAACAGGGAGGAAACGAGTACGCACTCGATCTCGAATTCCTCCATCTCGGCTCTCACATCCGCGAACGGATTCCGATCTACAAACACGGAAAAAGTGCCGCGGACGAACTCGCATGGATTACGGGTGACGTCACCCAGCTCGCGGTTGAATCAGGCGGCGTCGTCCACATTCTGTACTCGACACGCGGAGACAAAGAGTCGCTGAAGGGACCGACCCCGAGCGGTGGAACCCTCCCGATGCACGTCACCGCTGCAGGGAAGGCAATCCTCGCGGAGCTGCCCGACGCGCACATCGAGTCGATCATCGACGAGCACGGGCTCGAGCCCTTCACGGAATACACGATCGCCGATCGAGCGGTCCTGGTCGACGAACTGTCATCAATTCGCGAGACCGGATACGCACGAAACGACGAGGAGCAAACGATCGGAGCGACGACCCTCGCAAAAGCCGTTCACCGACCGGATGGAAGCGTCGTTGGCTCAATCGGCGTGAGCGGAACTGTCGGCCGATTCGAGACGAAAGATACTGACACGCTGGTCAGCGAACTCACCGAAGCGGCAAATCAGATCGAGATCAATATTCACAACGAGATCGGATGA
- a CDS encoding zinc-dependent alcohol dehydrogenase, with the protein MKAIVQTAAEEVRVEDRDKPTPGPDGVLVQVHSAGLCGSDAGAYSYEGGYEWIPVPRIMGHEYSGEVVAVGDNVDRFEIGQKVVEEPIHHCGHCFQCQNGQENVCQNFSITGMHTDGAYAEYTTVEQRHLHAVPESVPLEYAAVTEPTSIATRAVLEQSRLKPGDTVLVEGPGPIGILTAVIADSIGANVVVSGLNKDAKYRLPLVEQLGLATVNIEERELESIVDERTDGLGFDLVFDATGHRSGVELAIDGVRKGGQVVVVGIPASASELFFAPLVRGEIDMNTSYGSKWRNFEQALRLMENDTIDIEGIIDTSWDVEDAGAAFDAFLASETCKPVFQFTDE; encoded by the coding sequence ATGAAAGCGATTGTGCAGACGGCAGCTGAGGAGGTAAGGGTAGAGGATCGTGACAAACCGACGCCTGGCCCAGACGGAGTACTCGTTCAAGTCCACTCCGCAGGGCTCTGTGGAAGCGACGCCGGGGCCTATAGCTACGAGGGTGGGTACGAGTGGATTCCAGTCCCTCGGATAATGGGCCACGAGTACTCGGGCGAAGTCGTCGCCGTCGGCGATAACGTTGACCGGTTTGAGATTGGACAAAAGGTCGTCGAAGAGCCAATTCACCACTGCGGTCACTGTTTCCAGTGCCAGAACGGGCAGGAGAACGTGTGCCAAAACTTCTCGATTACTGGGATGCACACCGACGGCGCGTATGCTGAGTACACGACAGTTGAGCAGCGCCATCTCCACGCCGTTCCCGAGTCAGTGCCCCTTGAGTATGCAGCAGTCACGGAACCGACGAGCATTGCGACCAGAGCGGTCTTGGAGCAATCACGTCTCAAGCCCGGTGACACGGTCCTCGTGGAGGGCCCTGGACCGATCGGCATACTAACCGCGGTGATCGCGGACTCCATCGGCGCGAACGTAGTCGTGTCAGGCCTCAATAAAGACGCGAAGTATCGGCTTCCGCTCGTCGAACAGCTGGGGTTGGCGACGGTGAACATAGAGGAGCGAGAGTTGGAGTCGATCGTCGACGAACGAACTGATGGCCTCGGGTTCGATCTCGTGTTCGACGCGACGGGGCATCGAAGTGGCGTTGAACTCGCCATCGATGGGGTTCGAAAAGGCGGCCAGGTTGTCGTTGTTGGGATTCCGGCTTCAGCAAGCGAACTCTTTTTCGCTCCGCTTGTCCGGGGAGAGATCGATATGAATACTTCGTACGGGTCAAAGTGGCGGAATTTTGAACAGGCGCTCCGCCTGATGGAGAACGACACGATCGATATCGAGGGAATAATCGATACGTCGTGGGACGTGGAAGATGCCGGTGCGGCGTTCGATGCCTTCCTCGCCTCCGAGACGTGCAAGCCGGTGTTTCAATTCACGGACGAATAG
- a CDS encoding enolase C-terminal domain-like protein: MEITDISVTKVSTDSWGEFVEFPLVTVMSQFDEYRNSDGDNPQARRNWMGPVGDVVVEVETDAGITGTGHGNWATGAIETIVEETLSKLVVGEDPGERERLWDMMYRATIPFGRKGAAVEAISAVDLALWDIAGKESGKPVYELLGGPVKDEIPCYASNLHPVDMETLEREAMEYAENGFEVMKLRFRHGPEAGRKGMKENEQIVETVRDAVGDEIEIAGDVYMGWTVKYAKRMVDRLEPYDMAWIEEPVIPDDIDGYAEVREAAPMPISGGEHEFTRWGHKELLERDAVDILQPDVHRCGGLTELQRIDALASTHGVPVIPHTGTNPHLHFIAASRNAPMAEYFPIPEWYREQQEEKESTYADAIYADPPNAENGVIPLPTGTGLSAELNREALDHFAVE; the protein is encoded by the coding sequence ATGGAAATTACCGACATATCCGTAACGAAAGTGAGTACCGACTCTTGGGGCGAGTTCGTTGAATTCCCCCTCGTTACCGTGATGAGCCAGTTCGACGAATACCGAAACTCAGACGGAGACAATCCGCAAGCCCGACGCAACTGGATGGGGCCAGTTGGTGACGTGGTCGTAGAAGTCGAAACGGACGCAGGGATTACCGGGACAGGTCACGGGAACTGGGCGACCGGCGCCATCGAGACCATAGTCGAAGAGACGCTCTCGAAGCTCGTCGTCGGGGAGGACCCGGGCGAGCGCGAGCGACTCTGGGATATGATGTACCGGGCGACGATTCCATTCGGCCGCAAGGGGGCCGCCGTCGAGGCCATCAGCGCCGTTGACCTCGCACTCTGGGACATCGCGGGCAAGGAAAGTGGAAAGCCGGTTTATGAGTTGCTCGGCGGCCCGGTGAAGGACGAGATCCCCTGTTATGCGAGCAATCTCCATCCCGTCGACATGGAGACGCTCGAACGAGAAGCGATGGAGTATGCCGAGAACGGATTCGAGGTGATGAAACTTCGTTTCCGACACGGACCCGAGGCCGGCCGTAAAGGGATGAAAGAAAACGAACAGATCGTCGAGACTGTTCGAGACGCTGTCGGCGACGAGATCGAGATTGCCGGTGACGTATACATGGGCTGGACGGTCAAGTACGCCAAGCGCATGGTCGACCGCCTCGAACCGTATGATATGGCGTGGATCGAAGAGCCTGTTATCCCGGACGACATCGATGGATACGCGGAAGTCAGAGAGGCGGCGCCGATGCCAATCTCCGGTGGGGAGCACGAGTTCACCCGCTGGGGCCACAAGGAACTTCTCGAGCGCGACGCCGTCGACATTCTCCAGCCGGATGTTCACCGCTGTGGTGGCCTAACGGAACTGCAGCGAATCGATGCCTTGGCGAGCACACACGGCGTCCCAGTCATCCCGCACACGGGGACGAATCCACACCTTCACTTCATCGCCGCGTCCAGAAACGCCCCGATGGCCGAGTACTTCCCGATTCCGGAGTGGTACCGGGAGCAACAAGAGGAGAAGGAGTCGACGTACGCAGATGCGATATACGCCGATCCGCCAAACGCCGAGAACGGCGTTATTCCGCTCCCGACGGGTACCGGCCTGAGTGCCGAACTCAACCGTGAAGCCCTGGACCACTTCGCCGTCGAGTAA
- a CDS encoding TIGR03560 family F420-dependent LLM class oxidoreductase: MSEISFEYNIPVFAGAPESGSEPVHRDTPCYEELSWSRTKTAVQKAERLGFETVWAPDHLMLGRDHAEYECWTLLSAIAGFTDDVNVGSLVLCNDYRNPALVAKMAATLDVVSEGRLELGLGAGWHEPEYDAYGWEFRDGFERLMRLDEAIRAMKRLWSAGSEGASFDGDHYQIEDAYCVPAPVQEPHPPILVGGQGEEVTLKLVAKHADVWNTDVFNGDVDTLTHKTGVIEDHCETVGRDPDEIEYSWDGHVICTRDETKLDRLLNRMLPIQFETEYTDQPDIETKEDAREYFVMGTPEECAAAIEDRIEVGVTKFQGWFVDFPDADGMELFADEVIPEFT; the protein is encoded by the coding sequence ATGTCTGAAATCAGCTTCGAGTACAACATACCAGTGTTCGCCGGCGCGCCAGAGAGCGGGTCGGAGCCGGTACACCGTGACACGCCCTGTTATGAGGAACTCAGTTGGAGCCGCACGAAAACGGCGGTTCAGAAGGCCGAACGACTCGGATTTGAGACCGTCTGGGCACCGGATCATCTCATGCTCGGCCGCGACCACGCCGAGTACGAGTGCTGGACGCTCCTGTCGGCCATCGCCGGGTTCACCGACGACGTTAACGTTGGGTCGCTGGTGTTGTGTAATGACTACCGGAATCCGGCGCTCGTTGCCAAGATGGCCGCGACGCTTGATGTCGTCTCCGAAGGCCGCCTCGAGCTCGGTCTCGGTGCGGGATGGCACGAGCCCGAATACGACGCATACGGGTGGGAGTTCCGTGATGGCTTCGAGCGATTGATGCGCCTGGATGAGGCCATTCGGGCAATGAAGCGTCTCTGGTCGGCGGGCAGTGAAGGAGCGAGTTTCGACGGCGATCACTACCAGATCGAGGACGCCTACTGTGTCCCGGCACCGGTACAGGAGCCGCACCCGCCAATCCTCGTCGGCGGTCAGGGCGAGGAGGTGACGCTCAAACTCGTCGCGAAGCATGCCGACGTTTGGAACACTGACGTGTTCAACGGCGATGTGGACACGCTGACCCACAAGACCGGCGTCATCGAAGACCACTGCGAGACGGTCGGTCGTGACCCGGATGAGATCGAGTATTCGTGGGACGGTCACGTCATCTGTACCCGCGATGAGACGAAGCTCGATCGGCTACTCAACCGGATGCTACCAATTCAATTCGAGACTGAGTACACCGACCAACCTGACATCGAAACGAAGGAAGACGCCCGCGAGTACTTCGTCATGGGGACGCCAGAGGAGTGTGCTGCGGCCATCGAAGACCGCATCGAGGTTGGCGTCACCAAGTTCCAGGGGTGGTTCGTCGACTTTCCCGACGCCGACGGGATGGAACTGTTCGCCGACGAAGTCATCCCGGAGTTCACCTGA
- a CDS encoding phosphogluconate dehydrogenase C-terminal domain-containing protein, translating into MDDIVMPTTITVMGAGGKMGCRIVDQLGGVSSYNLRCVEPSTEGHERLSERGLSPMSQDEALPGADVVILAVPDTVISDLTEEIVPHLDAGTVIFLLDPAAAHAGVLHERDDVTYFISHPCHPQLFATETDREAQADLFGGRGLAEQNIVCALEQGPESDYDVGESIARDIYAPVDEAHRLTTEQMAILEPALGETLTATCLTIIREGLDTAVEMGVPEAAARDFVLGHLRIESAILFDEVEYPLSDGAQQIVREAKDDIFREDWDTIFEPAYVEASTASITDKES; encoded by the coding sequence ATGGACGATATCGTCATGCCAACCACCATTACAGTCATGGGAGCCGGCGGCAAAATGGGATGCCGGATCGTCGACCAGTTGGGCGGAGTGTCCAGTTACAACCTCCGGTGTGTCGAACCGAGTACCGAAGGGCACGAACGTCTTTCCGAACGGGGTCTCTCCCCGATGTCCCAGGATGAGGCGCTCCCCGGGGCGGACGTCGTGATCCTCGCAGTTCCGGATACGGTAATCAGCGACCTGACCGAAGAGATAGTTCCCCACCTTGATGCAGGGACGGTCATCTTCCTACTCGATCCCGCCGCCGCGCATGCGGGAGTCTTGCACGAACGCGACGACGTGACGTATTTCATCAGCCATCCGTGTCACCCGCAACTCTTCGCAACGGAAACCGACCGAGAGGCCCAGGCCGACCTCTTCGGGGGACGCGGTCTGGCGGAACAAAACATCGTCTGTGCGCTGGAACAAGGGCCGGAATCGGACTACGACGTCGGGGAGTCGATAGCGAGAGACATCTACGCCCCGGTCGACGAGGCCCATCGTTTGACCACCGAGCAGATGGCCATCCTGGAACCGGCTCTCGGGGAAACACTCACTGCGACCTGTCTTACGATCATCCGAGAAGGGCTCGACACAGCGGTCGAAATGGGTGTCCCCGAAGCGGCCGCTCGCGACTTCGTACTGGGACATTTGCGCATCGAATCGGCGATACTCTTCGACGAGGTGGAATATCCTCTGTCAGATGGTGCCCAACAGATTGTCCGCGAAGCAAAAGATGATATCTTCCGTGAAGATTGGGACACCATCTTCGAACCGGCATACGTGGAAGCATCCACGGCATCGATCACCGACAAGGAGTCGTAG
- a CDS encoding beta-L-arabinofuranosidase domain-containing protein translates to MTDDSPAETKQVPDTLLLEDHAKLGLNALTGYVDQRRDHMPYFYANLKADPAKLCHSRWDYGSSVGRLTSSFALAREMTKSDDGADVEERLREKLLDFFEDDGLNYRQGSESYEKVANMHDQRSVLLGLVGWALSTDSEEPREAAADLCAGLKRIAEKGNNHDVDKDDFWYFPSAEHPRGGWQADDMIYLGMSVDPAHTSARMIDPLVKFYELTGNQDALDLAENFARHTVEYSGAFNADGSFNDGHEFRFGHFHSRTVSVASIARYGAITGDASYLTWAENIYDWILDQGTAFGWFPGALIETKAHHHETCTLTDIIEIGITLARNGYEEYWDDVERFVRNHLVETQLTENDWIVEGEESMNDEECVFTDVGERSLGAFPGWAAPHDFVCDVDHMNDIMTCCVASGVRGLFLAWDNAVTDEGDHLAVNLLVNRQTEQLDVESYLPHHGRLELTANVDLDEVRVRIPQWAENSEVLLEREDDEQTPEWRGTFVTVPDLAEDESVTITFPVKERESTEAAWNRDFAVDWRGDSVRSISPSGTHYPLYADREVYDDVPMRTVSTDRRRTFSW, encoded by the coding sequence ATGACTGACGACTCGCCGGCAGAGACGAAACAAGTACCGGATACGCTCCTCTTGGAGGATCACGCAAAGCTGGGACTGAACGCACTCACTGGCTACGTTGACCAGCGACGGGATCACATGCCCTATTTCTACGCCAATCTGAAGGCTGACCCGGCGAAACTGTGCCACTCCCGATGGGATTACGGTTCGTCCGTAGGTCGTCTCACATCGTCGTTCGCACTTGCACGAGAGATGACGAAGAGCGACGACGGGGCAGACGTGGAGGAGCGCCTCCGTGAGAAGCTCCTCGATTTCTTCGAGGATGACGGTCTCAACTATCGCCAGGGGTCGGAATCGTACGAAAAGGTCGCGAACATGCACGACCAACGCTCAGTGCTTCTCGGTCTGGTTGGGTGGGCCCTTTCAACCGACAGCGAGGAACCCCGTGAGGCCGCCGCAGATCTCTGTGCCGGTCTCAAGCGGATCGCAGAGAAGGGGAACAATCACGATGTCGACAAGGATGACTTCTGGTACTTCCCTTCGGCCGAACATCCCCGTGGCGGCTGGCAAGCCGACGATATGATCTACCTCGGCATGTCGGTCGACCCTGCACACACGAGCGCTCGCATGATCGACCCGCTCGTGAAATTTTACGAACTCACGGGCAATCAGGACGCGCTCGATCTGGCAGAAAACTTCGCCCGCCACACCGTCGAGTACAGTGGCGCCTTCAACGCCGACGGGAGCTTCAACGACGGCCACGAGTTCCGATTCGGTCACTTCCACAGTCGGACGGTCAGTGTCGCGTCCATTGCCCGCTACGGAGCCATCACCGGTGACGCGTCCTACCTCACTTGGGCGGAGAACATCTACGACTGGATCCTCGATCAGGGGACGGCATTCGGCTGGTTCCCGGGAGCACTCATCGAGACCAAGGCCCACCACCACGAAACCTGCACCCTCACCGACATCATCGAGATCGGTATCACGCTCGCACGGAACGGGTACGAGGAGTACTGGGACGACGTCGAGCGCTTCGTCCGAAATCACCTGGTCGAAACGCAACTCACGGAAAACGACTGGATCGTTGAGGGGGAGGAGTCGATGAACGACGAGGAGTGCGTCTTCACAGACGTTGGAGAGCGCTCGCTCGGGGCGTTTCCGGGATGGGCCGCTCCGCACGATTTCGTCTGTGACGTTGACCACATGAACGACATCATGACGTGTTGTGTCGCCTCCGGCGTTCGCGGACTGTTCCTGGCGTGGGACAACGCCGTCACCGACGAAGGAGACCACCTCGCGGTAAATCTGCTCGTGAACCGCCAAACCGAGCAACTGGACGTCGAAAGTTACCTCCCCCACCACGGACGACTCGAACTCACAGCCAACGTCGATCTTGACGAGGTTCGTGTTCGCATCCCCCAATGGGCTGAGAATTCGGAGGTGCTGCTCGAGCGGGAGGATGACGAGCAGACCCCCGAATGGCGCGGGACGTTCGTCACCGTTCCCGACCTGGCAGAGGACGAATCCGTCACGATCACCTTCCCGGTCAAGGAACGGGAATCGACCGAAGCCGCCTGGAATCGTGACTTCGCCGTCGACTGGCGCGGAGACTCCGTCCGCTCCATCTCTCCGTCGGGAACGCATTACCCGCTATACGCCGATCGAGAAGTGTACGACGACGTTCCGATGCGAACTGTCTCGACCGACCGTCGACGGACCTTCAGTTGGTGA
- a CDS encoding ABC transporter substrate-binding protein has protein sequence MQEDSPLSRRRALQAMVATGVPLAAGCLGGGDGTETPDSSGGGSNSDGNGESDSNDNQGGNSNTEINFWAKEPSLEEFIRELANDYDGAQVDTSIVPEADLATELNSARAANTLPNVVQSAMVTGQLMVENDITANEQATQIIEDLGEDDFYDQALALVSAPDGGYFSVPHSIDIQTLGWRTSKFEEVGLSEPPTSWEGIEAAAEAFHDPDNDEYGIGIGSAHHRFTRQCFQPIALSNGARVFNEDGEIIFDNPEMVEAIEFYAMLQSEYGIPGDHDHVPVFNAYVDETIHFLSFSSYILGLITDNGGEEMARDTNAAFTHSSSNGEAAAGNATLFTVLDSNAQSQLTASEGFVEYMYTGDAYVEWLHDNLGAFGPTRKSVFESDAYQDHDNWDIWEEDLQERQEVMDSTLQRFGIVNGTPQTGIGAITSQLLIAEAVSRAIDGENASDVASEVADKMRNAIE, from the coding sequence ATGCAAGAGGATTCACCTCTTAGTCGACGTAGAGCACTGCAGGCAATGGTTGCCACGGGGGTTCCACTGGCCGCCGGTTGTCTCGGCGGAGGCGACGGCACCGAGACGCCCGACAGTTCCGGTGGAGGTTCAAACAGTGACGGCAACGGCGAATCGGATTCGAATGACAATCAAGGAGGCAACTCCAACACGGAGATCAACTTCTGGGCGAAAGAACCCTCTCTCGAGGAGTTTATCCGGGAGCTGGCGAACGATTACGATGGGGCGCAGGTGGACACCAGTATCGTCCCCGAAGCTGACCTCGCCACGGAACTCAACTCCGCCCGGGCGGCGAACACCCTTCCGAACGTCGTTCAGTCCGCGATGGTGACGGGCCAGTTGATGGTGGAAAACGACATCACCGCGAACGAGCAGGCGACCCAGATCATCGAGGATCTGGGGGAAGACGACTTTTACGATCAGGCGCTCGCTCTCGTCAGCGCACCTGACGGTGGGTACTTCTCCGTCCCACACAGTATCGACATTCAGACGCTCGGGTGGCGAACGAGCAAGTTCGAGGAGGTCGGTCTCTCGGAACCGCCGACGTCGTGGGAAGGGATCGAGGCCGCAGCCGAAGCCTTCCACGATCCAGACAATGACGAGTACGGGATCGGGATCGGAAGCGCCCACCACCGCTTCACTCGGCAGTGTTTTCAGCCGATCGCGCTCTCGAACGGCGCGCGCGTGTTCAACGAGGACGGCGAGATCATCTTCGACAATCCGGAGATGGTCGAGGCGATCGAGTTCTACGCGATGCTCCAGAGCGAATACGGTATCCCCGGCGATCACGACCACGTGCCGGTGTTCAACGCCTACGTGGACGAAACCATTCACTTCCTGTCCTTCTCGTCGTACATCCTCGGGTTGATCACCGACAACGGTGGCGAAGAGATGGCGCGTGACACGAATGCTGCGTTCACGCACAGCTCCAGCAACGGTGAGGCGGCCGCGGGTAACGCGACGCTGTTCACCGTCTTGGACTCGAACGCACAATCCCAACTCACCGCCTCCGAGGGCTTCGTCGAGTACATGTACACGGGCGATGCGTACGTGGAGTGGCTGCACGACAACCTGGGCGCGTTCGGTCCGACACGCAAGTCGGTCTTCGAGAGCGACGCCTACCAGGACCACGACAACTGGGACATCTGGGAAGAGGATCTGCAGGAGCGACAAGAGGTAATGGATTCGACGCTCCAACGGTTCGGCATCGTTAACGGAACACCCCAGACTGGGATCGGCGCTATCACGAGCCAACTCCTGATCGCCGAAGCGGTCAGTCGAGCCATCGACGGCGAAAACGCGAGCGACGTCGCTTCAGAAGTTGCAGACAAGATGCGAAACGCTATAGAATAA
- a CDS encoding carbohydrate ABC transporter permease — MTIEEKEKFLGYALILPSILLVGIVIIYPLVFNAYLSFTEVPLNPAESPTWVGLSNYDSLLQSSQFWDSFKTTIIFTFFSDLFALLIGLAAGLLLRRQFRGRRFVRGLVLLPFITPVIAVTFTWQWMFEPVYGVFTMLYTTLTGASTAPDILGQSDTAVWVVILYSSWRYYPFAFLMLIARLQAIPGEMYEAAKIDGASRFSQFKDITFPEIKYILGTIFILRWVWNFNTYADVWLVSSEVTTLPIFTYQTAFSTFEQGMASAISMILFVFLMIFVFVYVSVVIEW; from the coding sequence ATGACGATCGAGGAAAAAGAGAAGTTCCTCGGTTATGCGCTCATCCTTCCGTCCATCCTCCTGGTGGGGATCGTGATCATCTACCCCCTGGTGTTCAACGCGTACCTCAGTTTTACCGAGGTGCCGTTGAACCCGGCAGAGTCACCAACGTGGGTGGGACTCTCGAACTATGACTCGCTCCTCCAGAGTTCCCAGTTCTGGGATTCATTCAAAACGACGATCATCTTCACGTTCTTCTCGGACCTGTTCGCGCTGCTGATCGGATTAGCTGCCGGACTGCTGCTTCGGCGACAGTTTCGGGGAAGGCGGTTCGTCAGAGGACTCGTCCTGCTACCGTTCATCACGCCGGTGATCGCAGTGACGTTCACCTGGCAGTGGATGTTCGAACCCGTATACGGCGTCTTCACGATGTTGTACACCACCCTCACCGGTGCGTCGACAGCTCCTGATATTCTCGGTCAAAGCGACACTGCGGTGTGGGTCGTTATCCTCTACAGCTCGTGGCGGTATTACCCGTTCGCCTTCCTGATGTTGATCGCCCGTCTCCAGGCGATTCCCGGGGAAATGTATGAAGCGGCGAAGATCGACGGGGCCAGTCGTTTCTCACAGTTCAAGGACATCACGTTTCCCGAGATCAAGTACATCCTCGGAACCATCTTCATCCTCCGGTGGGTGTGGAACTTCAACACGTACGCGGACGTCTGGCTCGTCTCAAGCGAGGTGACGACACTGCCCATCTTCACCTATCAAACCGCATTCTCGACCTTCGAACAGGGCATGGCATCGGCCATCTCAATGATCCTGTTCGTGTTCTTGATGATCTTCGTGTTCGTTTACGTCTCGGTGGTGATAGAATGGTAA
- a CDS encoding carbohydrate ABC transporter permease — MVNDDAQTDGGRSIEDGSPLATVLHNTRSAFAMVFKRQSIEQSIWEKLAFYAGIVGLLVFTLFPFYVMLLTSITSSAELYSIPFDIVPETYTLDHYSYVLLSEDFPFLTYFTNSFIVASVTSGLAVIVATFGGYSFARLDYPGRKLIARLVLVVYLFGGIVLVVPLFRVIAALGLIDTLGSLMITYLVIVLPLSLYLLGNYFRSIPEEIEEAALVDGYSRLETIFYITLPLSAPAIVAVFLFAFIIAWNDYLFASIFLDSPEKYTLIIGVEYLNVQYTRVWGRIMAASVATSAPIIVFFLYLEKYLVEGLTTGGVEG, encoded by the coding sequence ATGGTAAACGACGACGCCCAGACGGACGGGGGCCGATCGATCGAGGACGGATCGCCCCTCGCGACAGTACTCCACAACACCAGGTCCGCGTTCGCCATGGTGTTCAAGCGCCAGAGCATCGAGCAAAGCATCTGGGAGAAACTGGCGTTCTACGCCGGAATCGTGGGCTTGCTCGTGTTCACGCTGTTCCCGTTCTACGTGATGCTCCTGACGAGCATTACCTCGAGTGCCGAACTCTACTCGATTCCGTTCGACATCGTCCCGGAGACGTACACACTCGACCACTACAGCTACGTCCTGCTGTCCGAGGATTTCCCGTTCCTCACCTACTTCACCAACTCGTTCATCGTCGCCTCGGTAACGAGTGGTCTGGCGGTGATCGTCGCGACGTTCGGCGGGTATAGCTTCGCCCGACTCGACTATCCGGGACGGAAACTCATCGCTCGCCTCGTGTTGGTCGTCTACCTCTTCGGCGGGATCGTCCTCGTCGTCCCGCTCTTTCGCGTGATCGCCGCACTGGGCCTCATCGACACGCTGGGCAGTCTGATGATCACCTATCTCGTCATCGTCTTACCGCTATCACTGTATCTCCTGGGGAACTACTTCAGGAGCATCCCCGAGGAGATAGAGGAGGCGGCCTTGGTCGACGGCTACTCGCGATTGGAGACGATTTTCTACATTACGCTCCCGCTTAGCGCACCCGCAATCGTCGCCGTGTTCCTGTTCGCGTTCATCATCGCGTGGAACGATTACTTGTTCGCGAGCATCTTCCTCGACTCCCCCGAGAAGTACACCCTCATCATCGGGGTCGAGTATCTGAACGTCCAGTACACGCGGGTTTGGGGTCGAATCATGGCGGCATCGGTGGCGACGAGCGCCCCGATCATCGTCTTCTTCCTCTACCTGGAGAAGTACCTCGTCGAAGGACTTACCACCGGGGGAGTGGAGGGCTAA